In Jeotgalibaca arthritidis, a single genomic region encodes these proteins:
- a CDS encoding sigma-54-dependent transcriptional regulator, whose product MNRIDRIFNFIREKTESLTDLEIDMGQGVTTKMVADAFDIQRSNVSKDLNQLVREGKLGKTEGRPVRYYSLIKGPHQPLSKHVPSYKENAKGDITNQESTRKPDDVFRTMIGANGSMKNAVDQAKASVLYPPKGLNTLITGPTGSGKSYFAHAMFDYAQSNQIISSDKELIVFNCADYANNPQLLMSHLFGYSQGAFTGASSSKEGLIQQADDSMLFLDEIHRLPPEGQEMIFYFMDTGMYSRLGESGKSRSANVRIVCATTEDPKSTFLDTFMRRIPLVIQLPSFKERSVTEQLDLVKLLVSLEATRIQKKITLTEDVVKALIASVGYGNIGQLKSAIQLVCARGFMNQINQEQIDLTARDLPESIQAYLVGKPSNSRYRSALSKIVEAQLTVYPNEPFYQAKTDAYELPYNLYDIIGDKAALLEEEGLDRESINQYISTDINVHLKSFYRNHGFSFETDSRLAEVVSKEVLQFVHEVAVDIEEKLATRFKQNYIYAISLHISSLLNKIQAGESRNLNERIKEMAVSYTKEIDIARFLKQRIADYFNVDVPENEIYYLAVLLVSLQEEEEIGRIGVVIVTHGNSTATSMASVAEELLEMTGIIAVDMPLDMSPIETYEKVKQAVVKANEGSGVLLMVDMGSLTTFEEKLTQETGVRIRTVEMVSTAMVLEAARKASLVDADLDLLHETIDRFNGYSSAAAEKTNKFNSLPKAPVVIAICATGEGTAQKLKEMIEKPLAKQVNNPLKVLTTSIPDLNHNIKIWQERYTIVATTGVIDPKLSAPFIPLEHFIEKDAEYVLKKINQLTDVQPAQAIEDPAAAKRLIQNFLEEHYSFLNARKLINPIWKFAEDCHELRLHPETGYAFHINLSLHMAGVIERLIHHDTLSNHQAAQELKVDADVKHVIKSFEHALAIKIPRQEHAYIAYFIQKENGDMEDIDTLLE is encoded by the coding sequence TTGAATCGGATTGATCGTATTTTTAATTTTATCAGAGAAAAGACGGAATCATTAACAGATTTAGAAATTGATATGGGACAAGGTGTCACAACCAAAATGGTGGCCGACGCCTTTGATATTCAAAGAAGTAACGTATCAAAAGACTTAAATCAATTAGTAAGAGAAGGTAAACTGGGAAAAACGGAAGGTCGCCCTGTACGCTATTACAGTCTTATAAAAGGGCCTCATCAGCCATTAAGTAAGCATGTACCGAGCTATAAGGAAAACGCTAAGGGAGACATAACTAATCAAGAATCAACGCGTAAACCTGATGATGTATTTCGAACCATGATTGGGGCCAATGGGAGCATGAAGAATGCGGTCGACCAAGCGAAAGCTTCGGTTCTATACCCACCCAAAGGCTTAAATACCTTAATTACTGGGCCTACCGGTTCAGGAAAGTCATATTTTGCTCATGCTATGTTTGATTATGCTCAGTCGAATCAGATTATCTCATCCGATAAGGAACTGATTGTCTTTAACTGTGCTGATTACGCTAATAATCCACAATTGTTGATGAGTCACTTATTTGGCTACAGCCAAGGTGCCTTTACAGGAGCAAGCTCATCTAAAGAAGGCTTGATTCAGCAAGCAGATGATAGCATGCTCTTTCTCGATGAAATTCACCGACTTCCACCAGAAGGTCAGGAAATGATTTTTTACTTTATGGATACGGGGATGTACAGCCGATTGGGCGAGTCTGGTAAAAGTCGTTCTGCTAATGTCCGCATTGTTTGTGCAACGACAGAAGATCCAAAATCGACTTTCTTAGATACCTTTATGAGGCGGATTCCGCTTGTCATTCAACTGCCTTCCTTTAAAGAACGGTCAGTGACAGAACAATTGGATTTGGTTAAGTTACTCGTCAGTTTAGAGGCAACACGCATTCAAAAGAAAATTACGCTAACGGAAGATGTTGTCAAAGCCTTAATCGCTAGTGTGGGTTACGGTAACATCGGGCAATTAAAATCGGCTATTCAACTCGTCTGTGCCCGTGGATTTATGAATCAAATTAACCAGGAGCAAATTGATCTGACGGCTCGTGACTTACCTGAGTCAATTCAAGCCTATCTTGTCGGCAAGCCTTCAAATAGCCGTTACCGCTCTGCTTTATCAAAGATTGTTGAAGCGCAGCTGACAGTTTATCCAAACGAACCCTTTTATCAAGCGAAAACGGACGCTTATGAGCTGCCGTATAACCTTTATGATATTATCGGTGATAAGGCCGCTTTATTGGAAGAAGAGGGACTAGACCGGGAATCAATTAATCAATACATTTCGACAGATATTAATGTTCATTTGAAGTCCTTTTACCGTAATCATGGCTTTTCTTTTGAGACGGATTCACGTTTAGCGGAAGTGGTCTCAAAGGAAGTACTTCAATTTGTCCATGAAGTAGCGGTTGATATTGAAGAGAAACTAGCGACTCGCTTTAAGCAAAACTACATCTATGCCATCAGTCTGCATATCAGCTCATTGCTAAATAAAATACAAGCGGGTGAAAGTCGTAATCTTAATGAGCGCATTAAAGAAATGGCTGTATCTTATACAAAAGAAATTGACATTGCCCGCTTCCTTAAACAGCGTATTGCAGATTACTTTAATGTGGATGTTCCGGAAAACGAAATTTATTATTTAGCTGTGCTACTCGTTTCCTTGCAAGAAGAAGAGGAGATTGGGCGAATTGGTGTGGTGATTGTGACGCACGGCAATTCAACGGCAACTAGTATGGCTAGTGTTGCAGAAGAACTATTGGAGATGACAGGTATTATCGCAGTAGATATGCCGCTCGATATGTCGCCTATTGAAACCTATGAAAAAGTTAAACAAGCCGTTGTTAAGGCTAATGAAGGTAGTGGCGTACTCTTAATGGTTGATATGGGGTCGTTAACGACCTTTGAAGAGAAGCTTACCCAAGAAACGGGCGTACGGATTCGAACGGTTGAGATGGTGTCGACAGCCATGGTCTTAGAGGCGGCACGGAAAGCATCGTTGGTGGATGCCGACCTTGATCTCTTGCATGAAACCATTGATCGTTTCAATGGCTATTCTTCAGCTGCAGCTGAAAAGACTAATAAGTTCAACAGTTTACCTAAAGCACCGGTTGTTATTGCTATTTGCGCAACTGGCGAGGGGACGGCTCAAAAGCTTAAGGAAATGATTGAGAAACCATTAGCTAAACAAGTCAATAATCCACTGAAGGTACTAACAACTTCTATTCCAGACTTAAACCACAACATCAAAATTTGGCAAGAGCGCTATACGATTGTCGCAACAACAGGAGTCATTGATCCTAAGCTATCAGCTCCATTTATTCCACTCGAACACTTTATTGAAAAGGATGCGGAATACGTGTTGAAAAAAATCAATCAATTGACAGACGTACAACCTGCTCAAGCGATTGAAGATCCAGCTGCCGCGAAACGTTTGATTCAAAATTTCTTAGAAGAACATTATTCATTTTTAAATGCGCGCAAGCTTATTAATCCTATCTGGAAATTTGCGGAAGACTGCCATGAATTACGATTGCATCCTGAAACTGGCTATGCCTTTCATATTAATTTATCGCTCCACATGGCAGGTGTGATTGAACGTCTTATCCATCATGATACTTTGTCTAATCATCAGGCAGCACAAGAATTAAAGGTGGATGCGGATGTTAAGCATGTCATCAAAAGTTTCGAGCATGCGTTGGCGATAAAAATTCCACGTCAAGAGCATGCCTATATCGCTTATTTCATTCAAAAAGAAAACGGTGATATGGAAGATATTGATACACTACTCGAATAA
- a CDS encoding aldo/keto reductase family protein, which yields MELIRLNNGLEIEVIGSGTNTFGKEDRNYMGAINNDTTELASAITAGYRHFDTAISYRNEGVVGLAVKESGIDRDDFFLTSKIPGEPDYMGNEEAIIKAVESSLKALQTDYIDLYLVHHPWDSLEDMLAGWRVLEKYVDQGVLKAIGVSNFNEEQLAYFIEHARIKPAVNQIESHAGKWNHEIIAYSLENGIIPEAWGPLSRTTDEARAILTEIGKAYNKTWAQVVIRYQLDLGMITIPKSHNAERQKDNLAVFDFELTETERKKIAAL from the coding sequence ATGGAATTGATTAGATTGAATAACGGCCTTGAGATTGAAGTTATCGGGAGCGGAACGAATACCTTTGGAAAAGAAGACCGCAATTATATGGGAGCGATTAACAATGATACAACCGAATTAGCATCTGCTATTACAGCAGGCTACCGTCATTTTGATACGGCAATTTCCTATCGTAATGAAGGAGTCGTTGGTTTAGCAGTTAAAGAGAGCGGCATTGATCGCGATGATTTTTTCCTAACATCCAAAATTCCTGGTGAACCAGACTATATGGGGAATGAAGAAGCGATTATTAAAGCAGTTGAGTCGAGCCTAAAGGCATTGCAGACAGACTACATCGACCTTTATTTAGTCCACCACCCATGGGATTCTTTAGAAGACATGCTAGCAGGATGGCGCGTTCTAGAAAAATACGTGGATCAGGGAGTCTTAAAAGCAATCGGTGTTTCTAACTTTAACGAAGAGCAACTAGCTTACTTCATCGAACACGCCCGTATTAAACCAGCTGTTAACCAAATTGAATCACACGCAGGAAAATGGAATCATGAGATTATTGCCTATTCACTTGAAAATGGGATTATTCCAGAAGCTTGGGGTCCATTATCTCGCACAACAGATGAGGCAAGAGCGATTCTAACTGAAATTGGAAAAGCCTACAATAAAACATGGGCGCAAGTGGTTATTCGCTACCAACTTGATTTAGGTATGATTACCATTCCAAAATCTCATAATGCTGAGCGTCAAAAAGATAATTTAGCTGTTTTTGATTTTGAATTAACGGAAACAGAGCGTAAAAAAATTGCTGCTCTATAA
- a CDS encoding acetate uptake transporter, with protein MEKDKKVLFSEITANPAPLGLMGFGMTTILLNIHNAGFFSLNAMILAMGIFYGGLAQVVAGIMEFKKNNTFGTTAFTSYGFFWLSLVALNILPMMGYGEAADSLSMAAYLFMWGLFTFFMFIGTLKINRALQVVFGTLTLLFFLLAIGNFTGSALILTIAGYEGIFCGFTAIYAAMAQVLNEVYGKTVLPIGEVK; from the coding sequence TTGGAAAAAGATAAAAAGGTATTATTCAGTGAAATTACTGCAAACCCAGCACCGCTTGGCTTAATGGGATTCGGTATGACAACCATTTTATTAAACATTCATAATGCAGGCTTCTTTTCTCTCAATGCTATGATTTTAGCAATGGGGATTTTCTATGGCGGCTTGGCACAAGTTGTTGCTGGCATCATGGAATTCAAGAAAAACAATACATTTGGAACAACTGCTTTTACATCATATGGTTTCTTTTGGCTATCATTAGTCGCATTAAATATTCTGCCAATGATGGGCTACGGTGAAGCAGCTGATTCATTGTCTATGGCAGCATACTTATTTATGTGGGGCCTATTTACATTCTTTATGTTCATCGGAACATTGAAAATCAACCGTGCGTTACAAGTTGTTTTTGGAACACTAACACTTTTGTTCTTCTTGTTAGCAATTGGAAACTTTACTGGATCAGCATTGATTTTAACAATCGCTGGTTATGAAGGTATTTTCTGTGGCTTTACAGCGATTTACGCTGCTATGGCACAAGTTTTAAATGAAGTATATGGTAAAACAGTTTTACCAATTGGCGAAGTGAAATAA
- the pilM gene encoding type IV pilus biogenesis protein PilM produces the protein MLLRKKPHLYIEFMEKAIRYLAVDSQSNQLMEKDYIMFDTAILYEGKIINPALVENRLKALVAEKKWRNAKVAIILPNDYIVVREEEIPAQLTQAEAKDYIALHLNHLIRSPFPQTSFHFEQVEKDDDKQTVLLLLYATDVIHHYQTVIENSGLIPHIADISSLSLYRVLINQMSFDNNKHILLLQWHPCHNLITVYHNHLPKVIRHAKAIRLANLWELGKNGEWQWNGERSELEDDISESMNGLERFINFYRYSVLNGESGVTDVVLTGDFPYLDLIKNQLAERTNLPIHELSTEEPLENQFLPLYGLTLKNKKSILKPKKGEGK, from the coding sequence ATGTTACTTAGGAAAAAACCACATTTATACATTGAATTCATGGAAAAAGCAATCCGTTATTTAGCTGTCGATAGTCAGAGTAATCAGCTTATGGAAAAAGATTACATCATGTTTGATACAGCTATTTTATATGAAGGGAAAATAATAAATCCAGCATTAGTTGAGAATCGATTGAAGGCGCTGGTTGCTGAAAAGAAATGGCGAAATGCTAAGGTAGCTATTATTTTACCAAATGATTATATTGTTGTTCGTGAAGAGGAAATACCAGCTCAATTAACTCAAGCAGAAGCAAAAGATTATATCGCGCTTCATTTGAATCACCTTATCCGCTCACCTTTCCCTCAGACAAGTTTTCATTTTGAACAAGTAGAGAAAGACGATGACAAGCAAACAGTCTTGTTACTTCTATATGCGACAGACGTTATTCATCACTATCAGACAGTCATTGAGAATAGTGGTCTTATCCCTCATATCGCTGACATTTCATCCTTAAGTTTATATCGTGTTCTCATCAATCAGATGTCATTCGATAACAACAAACATATTCTCTTACTGCAATGGCATCCATGCCATAATTTAATTACTGTCTATCATAATCATTTACCAAAAGTGATTCGTCATGCCAAAGCAATTCGCTTAGCTAACTTATGGGAATTAGGTAAAAATGGTGAATGGCAATGGAACGGGGAGCGAAGCGAGTTAGAAGATGATATTAGTGAGTCGATGAATGGATTAGAACGGTTTATTAATTTTTACCGATATTCTGTTTTGAATGGTGAATCTGGTGTGACTGATGTTGTACTGACGGGAGATTTTCCCTATCTCGATCTCATTAAAAACCAGTTAGCTGAACGAACCAATTTACCGATTCATGAATTATCAACAGAGGAGCCTTTGGAAAATCAGTTCTTGCCCTTGTATGGTTTGACTCTAAAAAATAAAAAATCGATATTAAAGCCAAAGAAAGGGGAAGGGAAATAA
- a CDS encoding prepilin peptidase, whose amino-acid sequence MHDLTILIVFIYGLVFGSFFNVVGLRLPQDNLFSKDRSYCDNCQRTLTWTELIPVFSFLVQAGKCRKCKQPISWLYPIMELATGLLAAYSFIRFGWSKALILGFVLISLLIPVTVADLSYRKIPNKLLLFFTPLFIILKINQLVPSLIGAALAFFLLFLIIVLSKGGMGAGDLKLLTLLGFIFEPIPFLLLFFLATLYGVVGGLITMTINKTGRQTAIPFGPYISLAAMTVYFYGPAIIRWYLSLIG is encoded by the coding sequence ATGCATGATTTAACAATCTTAATTGTCTTTATTTACGGTCTAGTATTTGGTTCTTTTTTCAATGTCGTTGGCTTGAGACTTCCTCAAGATAATTTGTTTTCAAAAGATCGCTCATACTGTGACAACTGCCAGAGAACGTTGACTTGGACAGAACTCATTCCTGTTTTTTCATTTCTAGTTCAAGCCGGCAAGTGCCGAAAATGTAAACAGCCCATTTCATGGCTCTATCCCATTATGGAGTTAGCTACAGGCCTTTTAGCAGCTTATAGTTTTATCCGTTTTGGTTGGTCGAAAGCGTTAATCTTAGGTTTCGTCTTAATCAGTTTGCTTATTCCTGTTACAGTAGCAGACTTAAGTTATCGGAAAATTCCAAACAAACTCTTATTATTTTTTACCCCTCTATTTATTATTTTAAAAATAAATCAACTAGTGCCATCCTTAATCGGTGCTGCCTTAGCCTTTTTCTTATTATTCCTTATCATAGTTTTGTCTAAGGGAGGCATGGGAGCGGGTGATTTGAAGCTTTTAACCCTGTTAGGATTTATTTTTGAACCTATCCCGTTTCTGTTACTCTTTTTTCTAGCAACCTTATACGGTGTAGTAGGTGGCCTTATCACCATGACAATCAACAAAACAGGTCGCCAAACAGCAATCCCATTCGGACCTTATATTAGCTTAGCGGCTATGACCGTTTATTTTTATGGACCAGCAATTATTAGATGGTATTTATCCTTAATAGGATAG
- a CDS encoding prepilin-type N-terminal cleavage/methylation domain-containing protein translates to MRNRIKQLLNKEEGFTLVELLAVIVILAIILAIAVPGVGKIIDNAELATEKNQESIVLDAAQLYFLQTENHGDEVTSTTLKEKGFLEDKKMTKVYTVTIETDETTGKETFNITGSDTTASESGSGSN, encoded by the coding sequence ATGAGAAACAGAATCAAACAGTTGTTAAACAAAGAAGAAGGCTTTACATTGGTAGAGCTTTTAGCGGTTATTGTTATTTTAGCAATTATCTTGGCTATTGCTGTTCCGGGAGTTGGGAAGATTATTGATAATGCAGAACTGGCAACTGAAAAAAATCAAGAATCAATAGTTTTAGATGCTGCTCAACTATATTTTTTACAAACTGAGAATCATGGTGATGAAGTGACGTCAACTACACTAAAAGAGAAGGGATTCCTTGAAGATAAAAAAATGACAAAAGTATATACAGTTACTATAGAAACAGATGAAACAACTGGAAAAGAAACATTCAATATTACAGGATCGGATACAACCGCCAGTGAATCCGGGAGTGGATCTAATTAA
- a CDS encoding type II secretion system F family protein codes for MAVFAYKAKTKDGKLMRGKIDSISKKEALEDLRVMDLIVFEVEPLNTLLNTEINFRSRLKAKDFIVFLRQFSSLISAGILLVDAIDLLADQSTNMLLKQVLEDVSVDVKEGVSLSEAMKKHPKLFPDLLIHMLQSAEVSGQLEDVLNQMATYYEKQYRIKQKVSTAMTYPTVVGVLALLITAFLMVFIVPIFGDMFTSMGQELPVITQIVLSLSEWFQRYWALVLIAISTLILVLSYLSKHEKTAYYFDYIQLKIPIIGMFVQKTILARMTQTLSSLINSSVPILQSLDATSEVVGNRIVQDVLERAKKDVEQGESLAKPMENHWFFPHLIVQMIQVGEASGSLDEMLKKTSDIYDREVEEASEKLQSLIEPVLIIFLSAIVGVIVLSIVVPMFGMMEGI; via the coding sequence GTGGCAGTATTTGCTTATAAGGCTAAAACAAAAGATGGTAAGTTGATGCGAGGGAAAATTGATAGTATCAGTAAGAAAGAAGCCTTGGAAGATTTGCGCGTAATGGATTTAATTGTTTTTGAAGTGGAGCCATTGAACACCTTATTAAATACAGAAATCAATTTTCGGTCACGTTTGAAGGCAAAGGATTTTATCGTCTTTCTACGTCAGTTCTCTTCTCTTATTAGTGCGGGAATTCTACTAGTAGATGCAATTGATTTATTAGCGGATCAGTCCACAAATATGTTGCTAAAACAAGTTTTGGAAGATGTATCGGTAGATGTAAAGGAAGGGGTGTCGCTTTCAGAAGCGATGAAAAAACATCCCAAACTATTTCCCGACTTACTCATTCATATGCTTCAATCTGCTGAAGTGAGTGGGCAATTGGAAGATGTGCTCAATCAAATGGCGACTTATTACGAAAAACAGTATCGGATTAAGCAAAAGGTATCCACAGCAATGACTTATCCAACGGTAGTGGGTGTGTTAGCATTACTTATTACGGCATTCTTAATGGTATTTATTGTTCCTATCTTTGGTGATATGTTTACATCAATGGGTCAGGAATTACCTGTCATCACCCAGATTGTTCTTTCATTAAGCGAATGGTTTCAACGTTACTGGGCGTTGGTTTTGATAGCTATTTCAACCCTTATACTAGTATTAAGTTACCTCAGTAAACATGAAAAAACAGCCTATTATTTTGATTACATACAGTTGAAGATTCCCATTATCGGGATGTTTGTTCAAAAGACCATTCTTGCTCGCATGACCCAAACACTCAGTTCTTTAATCAATAGTTCTGTCCCCATTTTACAGTCACTAGATGCGACGAGTGAAGTAGTCGGAAATCGGATCGTACAGGATGTGTTAGAACGTGCCAAAAAGGATGTCGAGCAAGGGGAGTCACTTGCTAAGCCTATGGAAAATCACTGGTTCTTTCCCCATTTGATTGTTCAAATGATTCAAGTTGGAGAGGCAAGTGGTTCGCTGGATGAAATGCTGAAAAAGACCTCTGATATTTATGATCGGGAAGTAGAAGAAGCATCTGAAAAACTACAATCTCTTATTGAGCCAGTATTAATTATTTTTTTATCGGCTATCGTAGGTGTGATTGTGCTCTCCATTGTGGTGCCGATGTTTGGCATGATGGAAGGGATTTAA
- a CDS encoding type IV pilus twitching motility protein PilT, which produces MRSLDEILTDAFYKSASDVHLTTGSPPVYRINGMLIPQKDEKLTYNMTRSFTQEIITSEMWEVLEDKRELDFSYGINGVSRFRVNTFYQRNSLSLAFRIIATDIPSIETLGIPDVIKKLVEKPHGLFLVTGPTGSGKTTTLAALIDYMNQTMTRHIITLEDPIEYLHNHKQSIVVQREVGFDTLSFKNGLRASLRQDPDVILLGELRDLDTISTAITASETGHLVLGTLHTSDAASSIERMIDVFPAEQRDQIRMMLANVLIGILSQRLIPTLDGKGRTAVTEMLINNSAVKNLIRTEKMHQIQNVLQTSAGHGMHSMNMSISRLVKEERISRHYID; this is translated from the coding sequence ATGAGGTCATTAGATGAGATACTGACAGATGCTTTTTATAAATCGGCTTCAGATGTGCATTTAACGACGGGTTCGCCGCCAGTTTATCGAATAAATGGAATGTTAATTCCTCAAAAGGATGAAAAGCTAACGTACAATATGACGCGTTCTTTCACCCAAGAAATCATCACATCTGAAATGTGGGAAGTTCTAGAAGATAAACGCGAATTGGATTTTTCTTATGGCATTAATGGTGTTTCACGCTTTAGGGTAAATACCTTTTATCAAAGAAATTCGTTGTCATTGGCATTTCGAATCATTGCGACCGATATACCATCAATTGAAACCTTAGGCATTCCTGATGTAATAAAAAAACTAGTTGAGAAGCCACATGGTTTATTTCTAGTAACAGGACCTACAGGAAGTGGGAAGACAACGACACTAGCTGCTCTGATCGATTATATGAATCAGACGATGACGCGACACATCATTACGTTAGAAGATCCGATTGAATACTTACATAATCATAAGCAGTCAATTGTTGTACAAAGAGAGGTTGGTTTTGATACGTTGTCATTTAAAAATGGCTTAAGAGCCAGTTTAAGACAAGATCCCGATGTTATTTTGTTAGGAGAACTTCGCGATTTGGATACCATTTCCACTGCAATTACAGCTTCGGAGACAGGGCACCTTGTTTTAGGAACGCTACATACATCTGATGCGGCAAGCAGTATCGAACGGATGATTGATGTGTTCCCAGCCGAACAAAGGGATCAAATTAGGATGATGCTAGCAAATGTTTTAATTGGTATTTTGTCACAACGATTAATCCCAACGCTAGATGGCAAGGGTCGAACTGCTGTAACAGAGATGCTAATTAACAATAGCGCCGTTAAAAATTTGATCCGAACGGAGAAGATGCATCAGATTCAAAATGTGTTACAAACCTCTGCAGGACATGGTATGCATTCGATGAATATGAGTATTAGTCGACTAGTAAAAGAAGAGCGCATTAGCCGTCACTATATTGACTAG
- a CDS encoding GspE/PulE family protein: MSNREKKKLGDLLKEASLVTEIQIMEALNHKKSQQKLGDALVEQGYITEKQLLDVLEIQLKLESVSLYQYPIDVSLTELIKKDFARSKLLLPIRKEQSNLIVAMNDPLDFYAIEEIEFSTGHVVKPVIATRDDLLQTINRLYDSEEVSVEYVEGEDAPAVKVFNQLLETGVSLRASDIHLDQTEHKVMVRYRIDGLLRSERPLPKLLMNSLVARIKIMAGLNVTETRLPQDGRINTTVLGKKINLRVSTLPTVYGEKVVIRILDMSNIFKKVDDIGLEKDILASYKALIKQPSGLILLTGPTGSGKTSTLYGSINELNHAESNIITIEDPVEYQLEGINQVQVNNSIGLTFAAGLRSVLRQDPNIIMVGEIRDRETAENSVRAALTGHLVFSTLHTNSAIEAVPRLLDMGIESYLIVSALSGVVAQRLVKTICKDCAYKRKASLTEKEIFERHGQTIEELTIGKGCDACQHTGYRGRMAIHELIVMTEDLKSLMMNRASIQELKQHLRDKGVNFLLDDGLIKVKAGKTSLEEVLRVASAGD, from the coding sequence TTGTCGAACCGTGAGAAGAAAAAACTGGGCGACTTGCTGAAAGAAGCAAGCCTTGTAACCGAAATTCAAATTATGGAAGCTTTGAATCATAAAAAATCCCAACAAAAATTGGGTGATGCTCTCGTTGAGCAAGGTTATATTACTGAGAAACAACTCCTTGATGTTTTAGAAATTCAACTGAAACTTGAAAGCGTTTCGTTATATCAGTATCCAATCGATGTGTCTCTAACTGAATTAATAAAAAAAGATTTTGCAAGAAGCAAACTCTTATTGCCCATTCGTAAGGAACAATCGAATCTCATTGTTGCGATGAATGATCCGCTTGATTTTTATGCCATTGAAGAAATTGAGTTTTCAACCGGTCATGTTGTTAAACCCGTTATCGCAACCCGCGATGACTTGCTACAAACCATTAACCGCCTTTACGATTCAGAGGAAGTATCCGTTGAATATGTAGAAGGAGAAGATGCACCAGCTGTAAAAGTCTTTAACCAGTTGCTTGAAACAGGTGTCTCACTGAGAGCATCTGATATTCATCTTGATCAAACGGAGCATAAAGTCATGGTGAGGTATAGAATTGATGGCTTGTTGAGAAGCGAGAGACCCTTACCAAAATTGCTGATGAATTCACTAGTCGCACGCATTAAAATTATGGCGGGGCTGAATGTGACTGAAACACGGTTACCCCAAGATGGCCGTATCAATACCACCGTTCTAGGTAAGAAAATTAATTTGAGGGTATCTACTTTACCGACTGTTTATGGAGAAAAGGTGGTTATTCGGATACTGGATATGTCAAATATCTTTAAGAAGGTTGACGACATCGGTTTAGAAAAAGATATTTTAGCTAGTTACAAGGCTCTAATAAAGCAACCATCGGGATTGATTTTGTTGACTGGTCCAACGGGTTCAGGTAAGACATCAACCTTATATGGATCTATTAACGAATTAAATCATGCTGAAAGCAATATTATTACCATCGAAGATCCTGTGGAATACCAGCTTGAAGGAATTAATCAAGTACAAGTAAATAATTCAATTGGTTTAACTTTTGCTGCGGGATTACGATCTGTTTTACGTCAAGACCCTAATATCATTATGGTTGGTGAAATACGAGACCGCGAAACAGCTGAAAATAGCGTTCGAGCTGCTCTAACCGGTCACTTGGTATTTAGTACGCTCCACACGAATAGTGCGATTGAAGCTGTACCGCGGTTACTCGATATGGGAATTGAATCCTATCTGATTGTGTCTGCCTTGAGCGGTGTTGTTGCTCAACGATTGGTGAAAACCATTTGTAAAGACTGTGCCTATAAACGTAAGGCGAGTTTAACCGAAAAGGAAATTTTTGAACGTCATGGTCAAACCATCGAAGAGCTGACAATTGGTAAAGGTTGTGATGCTTGCCAACATACAGGTTACCGAGGCAGAATGGCTATTCACGAGCTGATTGTCATGACTGAGGACCTAAAATCTTTAATGATGAATCGTGCTAGTATCCAAGAATTGAAGCAACACTTAAGAGATAAAGGTGTTAACTTCCTGTTGGATGACGGATTAATAAAAGTAAAAGCCGGAAAGACTAGCTTGGAAGAAGTTCTAAGAGTTGCATCGGCGGGGGATTAG